From a single Pelagicoccus sp. SDUM812003 genomic region:
- a CDS encoding putative toxin-antitoxin system toxin component, PIN family — MVVIDTNVIYSALRSSLGTSHVLLTAMAEGQVHYAVSAALVFEYEDVLKRPKSQLVFTEPEIDQILDSIVALGAKHSSHFLWRPFLKDPKDDMILELAVVSESDRIITHNTKDFKGSTKLGVKAVTPLEYLKKENLL; from the coding sequence ATGGTCGTAATTGACACGAACGTCATCTACTCAGCGCTTCGCTCGAGCCTAGGGACTTCTCACGTTCTCCTGACTGCCATGGCCGAGGGGCAAGTCCATTACGCGGTCTCCGCCGCTCTAGTCTTTGAGTACGAGGACGTTCTGAAGAGACCTAAGAGCCAGCTCGTTTTCACCGAACCGGAAATAGACCAGATTCTCGATTCCATCGTCGCACTAGGGGCCAAGCATTCATCCCACTTCCTCTGGAGACCTTTCCTGAAAGACCCGAAAGACGACATGATTCTCGAACTAGCCGTCGTCTCAGAATCCGATCGGATCATCACCCACAACACCAAGGATTTCAAAGGCTCCACAAAACTTGGAGTCAAAGCCGTCACACCACTAGAATACCTAAAGAAGGAGAATTTGCTATGA